In Juglans microcarpa x Juglans regia isolate MS1-56 chromosome 7D, Jm3101_v1.0, whole genome shotgun sequence, the following are encoded in one genomic region:
- the LOC121239325 gene encoding uncharacterized protein LOC121239325 isoform X2, which yields MPQPQAPVTSRSSAYLSALTSEIEKKLQRARTSPSQRPKLLQELFADIALEVDDRAKDIILTREEDVISPAEDGTHGPLCFFDVLADYYVRLPEIAKPILELIVQLWSQSFASHIFTLLFHKWLFEVQLDNSEVLLRYSSALVQGATNIFWIDIQTNTWRFQSLFRYLLEEVALEPKRLNKIPVQAQRDLCLLLSRFIIFYNSVDKLESFLKQFPVFPNALLVGGAADIFVIELTDQLQKLKVEPVLLHYLSHIGVLQGLELRMTTSTRFKTCLYSFTSPGGPMYTTRSVRHAAWNALDLLFPVGRYPRHLISLFFSTAISMVLALFLLELCDLLHKGDTVFSVKDDLF from the exons ATGCCACAACCTCAAGCCCCCGTAACGTCTCGGAGCTCCGCTTATCTTAGTGCTCTCACCTCAGAGATCGAGAAGAAGCTCCAACGG GCGCGAACTTCTCCTTCGCAGAGACCCAAGTTGTTGCAAGAGTTATTTGCTGACATTGCCTTAGAGGTTGATGACCGAGCGAAAG ATATAATTCTCACCAGAGAAGAAGATGTGATTTCTCCTGCAGAGGATGGTACTCATGGTCCGTTATGCTTTTTTGACGTTCTTGCGGATTATTATGTTCGGCTGCCTGAGATTGCAAAGCCCATCCTTGAATTAATTGTCCAGCTATGGAGCCAGTCTTTTGCATCCCATATTTTTACACTTTTGTTCCACAAATGG TTGTTTGAAGTTCAACTCGACAATTCTGAAGTCCTCCTCCGCTACTCATCGGCTCTTGTTCAAGGTGCCACAAATATTTTCTG GATTGACATCCAAACCAATACTTGGCGCTTTCAATCCCTCTTTCGT TATCTTCTTGAGGAAGTTGCACTGGAGCCCAAACGATTGAATAAAATTCCCGTGCAG GCCCAGAGAGATCTGTGTCTTTTACTGTCAAGGTTCATAATTTTCTACAATTCAG TTGACAAGCTTGAAAGCTTCTTAAAGCAATTTCCTGTTTTTCCAAATGCCCTCTTGGTTGGTGGTGCTGCAGACATCTTTGTTATTGAACTTACAGATCAG CTTCAAAAGTTGAAGGTGGAACCAGTACTGCTCCATTACCTTTCACACATTGGGGTTCTCCAGG GCTTGGAACTAAGAATGACCACAAGTACAAGGTTCAAGACTTGTTTATATAGCTTCACATCGCCCGGTGGTCCAATGTATACTACAAGATCTGTTCGTCATGCTGCCTGGAATGCACTAGATTTGCTTTTTCCG GTTGGGCGCTACCCTCGGCATCTTATAAGCCTATTTTTTTCGACTGCTATATCCATGGTATTGGCCCTCTTCTTGTTGGAACTTTGTGATCTCTTGCATAAAGGCGATACTGTATTCTCTGTTAAGGATGATCTTTTCTAG
- the LOC121238421 gene encoding uncharacterized protein LOC121238421, with protein MSNILVLQKERITVKRKLHYDPPVPAPVLNRKERIYNKAEATLRKPAPIFDLNQKARTFSRKEATLQGSAPIFDMNQKERIYSGKDATKRHITLVFDLNQILTDDKLLQKRANEIEKREMVLLDQQVEIKRSRTLLWLYWAFVVVVSCSFFL; from the exons ATGTCCAACATACTGGTGctacaaaaggaaagaataacaGTAAAAAGGAAGCTGCATTATGACCCCCCGGTTCCAGCCCCTGTTTTAAACCGAAAGGAGAGGATTTACAATAAAGCAGAAGCCACCTTGCGGAAACCTGCTCCAATCTTTGACTTAAACCAGAAGGCTAGAACTTTCAGTAGAAAGGAAGCTACTTTGCAAGGTTCTGCACCAATATTTGACATGAACCAAAAGGAAAGGATCTACAGTGGAAAAGATGCTACCAAGCGACACATTACTCTAGTTTTTGACTTGAACCAGATTTTG ACAGATGATAAATTGCTTCAAAAGAGGGCGAATGagattgagaagagagagatggtgcTTTTGGACCAACAAGTTGAAATAAAGCGTTCACGCACATTACTCTGGCTGTATTGGGCTTTTGTAGTTGTTGTgtcatgttctttttttttgtaa
- the LOC121239325 gene encoding uncharacterized protein LOC121239325 isoform X1, whose protein sequence is MPQPQAPVTSRSSAYLSALTSEIEKKLQRARTSPSQRPKLLQELFADIALEVDDRAKDIILTREEDVISPAEDGTHGPLCFFDVLADYYVRLPEIAKPILELIVQLWSQSFASHIFTLLFHKWLFEVQLDNSEVLLRYSSALVQGATNIFWIDIQTNTWRFQSLFRYLLEEVALEPKRLNKIPVQAQRDLCLLLSRFIIFYNSVTVDKLESFLKQFPVFPNALLVGGAADIFVIELTDQLQKLKVEPVLLHYLSHIGVLQGLELRMTTSTRFKTCLYSFTSPGGPMYTTRSVRHAAWNALDLLFPVGRYPRHLISLFFSTAISMVLALFLLELCDLLHKGDTVFSVKDDLF, encoded by the exons ATGCCACAACCTCAAGCCCCCGTAACGTCTCGGAGCTCCGCTTATCTTAGTGCTCTCACCTCAGAGATCGAGAAGAAGCTCCAACGG GCGCGAACTTCTCCTTCGCAGAGACCCAAGTTGTTGCAAGAGTTATTTGCTGACATTGCCTTAGAGGTTGATGACCGAGCGAAAG ATATAATTCTCACCAGAGAAGAAGATGTGATTTCTCCTGCAGAGGATGGTACTCATGGTCCGTTATGCTTTTTTGACGTTCTTGCGGATTATTATGTTCGGCTGCCTGAGATTGCAAAGCCCATCCTTGAATTAATTGTCCAGCTATGGAGCCAGTCTTTTGCATCCCATATTTTTACACTTTTGTTCCACAAATGG TTGTTTGAAGTTCAACTCGACAATTCTGAAGTCCTCCTCCGCTACTCATCGGCTCTTGTTCAAGGTGCCACAAATATTTTCTG GATTGACATCCAAACCAATACTTGGCGCTTTCAATCCCTCTTTCGT TATCTTCTTGAGGAAGTTGCACTGGAGCCCAAACGATTGAATAAAATTCCCGTGCAG GCCCAGAGAGATCTGTGTCTTTTACTGTCAAGGTTCATAATTTTCTACAATTCAG TTACAGTTGACAAGCTTGAAAGCTTCTTAAAGCAATTTCCTGTTTTTCCAAATGCCCTCTTGGTTGGTGGTGCTGCAGACATCTTTGTTATTGAACTTACAGATCAG CTTCAAAAGTTGAAGGTGGAACCAGTACTGCTCCATTACCTTTCACACATTGGGGTTCTCCAGG GCTTGGAACTAAGAATGACCACAAGTACAAGGTTCAAGACTTGTTTATATAGCTTCACATCGCCCGGTGGTCCAATGTATACTACAAGATCTGTTCGTCATGCTGCCTGGAATGCACTAGATTTGCTTTTTCCG GTTGGGCGCTACCCTCGGCATCTTATAAGCCTATTTTTTTCGACTGCTATATCCATGGTATTGGCCCTCTTCTTGTTGGAACTTTGTGATCTCTTGCATAAAGGCGATACTGTATTCTCTGTTAAGGATGATCTTTTCTAG
- the LOC121239871 gene encoding uncharacterized protein LOC121239871 isoform X1 produces the protein MGSLRSKESITIANHEIENRIWRRKNEEKMPRFDPWPVFFKREWNRNWPFLVGFATTGTIITKFSLGLSEEDAKNSAFVQRHKR, from the exons ATGGGCTCGCTGCGAAGTAAGGAATCCATTACCATAGCCAACCACGAGATAGAGAATAGAATTTGGAGAAGGAAAAACGAAGAGAAAATGCCTAGGTTCGATCCGTGGCCGGTGTTCTTCAAGCGAGAGTGGAATCGGAACTGGCCTTTTCTGGTGGGGTTCGCCACCACGGGAACCATCATCACTAAGTTCTCTCTCGGTCTCTCGG AGGAAGACGCGAAGAACTCTGCCTTCGTTCAGAGGCACAAGAG GTGA
- the LOC121238865 gene encoding ACT domain-containing protein ACR9-like isoform X1 → MGVPSDDVVVIEKGNGKGEPFVITINCPDKTGLGCDICRIILEFGLYITKGDVSTDGRWCYIILWVVPRSSSLILRWSNIKDRLQSICPSCLVSFYFDQPSTRSMSSVVYLLKFFCVDRNGLLHDVTHILCELELKIQRVKVMTTPDGRVLDLFFITDSMEILHTKTRQDETLEQLHAVLGESCISSELLLAGPEYECHQGISSLSPVVAEELFRCELSDKETRSQALSPDMAILKKASVTIDNSLSPVHTLLQIHCADHKGLLYDIMRTLKDCNIQIAYGRFSPNTKGHRDLDLFIQQNDGKKIVDPEKQNALCSHLKEEMLHPLRVIIANRGPDTELLVANPVELSGEGRPRVFYDVTLALKLLGICIFTADIGRHSTSGREWEVYRFLLDENCKFQLSNMIARSQIVDRVRRTLMGW, encoded by the exons ATGGGAGTACCGAGCGACGACGTCGTTGTGATCGAGAAGGGAAATGGGAAGGGCGAGCCCTTCGTCATCACGATCAATTGCCCCGATAAAACCGGACTCGGATGCGATATTTGCAGAATAATCCTCGAATTCGGTCTCTACATAACTAAAGGAG ATGTTTCCACTGATGGGAGGTGGTGCTACATTATATTATGGGTAGTTCCTCGTTCCAGCTCCCTCATCTTGCGATGGTCGAATATAAAAGACCGCCTCCAATCAATATGCCCATCATGTTTGGTGTCGTTTTACTTTGACCAACCATCTACACGCTCAATGTCCTCTGTGGTTTACCTATTGAAGTTTTTTTGTGTTGACCGGAATGGTCTGCTACATG ATGTTACGCATATTCTCTGTGAGCTTGAGCTTAAAATTCAAAGAGTAAAAGTGATGACGACTCCAGATGGCAGAGTTCTTGACCTCTTCTTCATTACGGATAGCAT GGAGATTCTACACACAAAGACGCGACAAGATGAGACATTGGAACAATTGCATGCTGTCTTGGGTGAATCCTGTATCAGCAGTGAACTTCTGTTGGCAGGTCCCGAGTATGAATGCCATCAGGggatttcttctctttctcctgTAGTAGCCGAGGAGCTATTTAGATGCGAGTTATCAGATAAGGAAACCCGCTCTCAAGCTCTTAGTCCAGATATGGCAATATTGAAGAAGGCTAGTGTGACCATTGACAATTCATTGAGTCCAGTTCATACATTACTTCAAATACACTGCGCTGATCACAAGGGTCTATTATATGACATCATGAGAACTTTGAAAGACTGCAATATCCAG ATAGCTTATGGTCGATTCTCACCAAATACAAAGGGCCATCGTGATTTGGACCTTTTTATTCAGCAAAATGATGGgaaaaagattgtggatccTGAGAAACAGAATGCATTGTGTTCTCATTTGAAAGAGGAAATGCTTCATCCATTGCGTGTCATTATTGCAAACCGAGGACCAGACACCGAATTGCTGGTTGCTAATCCAGTTGAGTTATCTGGAGAGGGAAGACCTCGAGTTTTCTATGATGTTACCCTTGCTCTAAAATTACTTGGGATCTGCATTTTCACG GCTGACATAGGAAGGCATTCAACATCAGGTCGTGAATGGGAGGTCTACAGATTTCTTTTGGATGAGAACTGCAAATTTCAGCTATCCAATATGATAGCTAGGAGTCAGATTGTAGACAGAGTTAGAAGAACATTGATGGGTTGGTGa
- the LOC121239871 gene encoding uncharacterized protein LOC121239871 isoform X2, with product MGSLRSKESITIANHEIENRIWRRKNEEKMPRFDPWPVFFKREWNRNWPFLVGFATTGTIITKFSLGLSEEDAKNSAFVQRHKR from the exons ATGGGCTCGCTGCGAAGTAAGGAATCCATTACCATAGCCAACCACGAGATAGAGAATAGAATTTGGAGAAGGAAAAACGAAGAGAAAATGCCTAGGTTCGATCCGTGGCCGGTGTTCTTCAAGCGAGAGTGGAATCGGAACTGGCCTTTTCTGGTGGGGTTCGCCACCACGGGAACCATCATCACTAAGTTCTCTCTCGGTCTCTCGG AGGAAGACGCGAAGAACTCTGCCTTCGTTCAGAGGCACAAGAGGTAG
- the LOC121238866 gene encoding histone H4 → MSGRGKGGKGLGKGGAKRHRKVLRDNIQGITKPAIRRLARRGGVKRISGLIYEETRGVLKIFLENVIRDAVTYTEHARRKTVTAMDVVYALKRQGRTLYGFGG, encoded by the coding sequence ATGTCGGGTCGTGGAAAGGGAGGTAAGGGCTTGGGTAAGGGAGGAGCGAAGAGGCATCGTAAGGTTCTCCGCGATAACATCCAGGGCATCACCAAGCCCGCGATTCGCCGTTTGGCTCGCAGGGGTGGTGTGAAGCGTATCAGTGGTCTGATCTACGAGGAGACCCGAGGGGTTCTCAAGATTTTCTTGGAGAATGTCATTCGCGATGCTGTGACGTACACTGAGCACGCTAGGAGGAAGACCGTGACAGCTATGGATGTGGTTTACGCCTTAAAGAGGCAGGGAAGGACCCTTTATGGGTTTGGTGGTTAG
- the LOC121238865 gene encoding ACT domain-containing protein ACR9-like isoform X2 → MGVPSDDVVVIEKGNGKGEPFVITINCPDKTGLGCDICRIILEFGLYITKGDVSTDGRWCYIILWVVPRSSSLILRWSNIKDRLQSICPSCLVSFYFDQPSTRSMSSVVYLLKFFCVDRNGLLHDVTHILCELELKIQRVKVMTTPDGRVLDLFFITDSMEILHTKTRQDETLEQLHAVLGESCISSELLLAGPEYECHQGISSLSPVVAEELFRCELSDKETRSQALSPDMAILKKASVTIDNSLSPVHTLLQIHCADHKGLLYDIMRTLKDCNIQGHRDLDLFIQQNDGKKIVDPEKQNALCSHLKEEMLHPLRVIIANRGPDTELLVANPVELSGEGRPRVFYDVTLALKLLGICIFTADIGRHSTSGREWEVYRFLLDENCKFQLSNMIARSQIVDRVRRTLMGW, encoded by the exons ATGGGAGTACCGAGCGACGACGTCGTTGTGATCGAGAAGGGAAATGGGAAGGGCGAGCCCTTCGTCATCACGATCAATTGCCCCGATAAAACCGGACTCGGATGCGATATTTGCAGAATAATCCTCGAATTCGGTCTCTACATAACTAAAGGAG ATGTTTCCACTGATGGGAGGTGGTGCTACATTATATTATGGGTAGTTCCTCGTTCCAGCTCCCTCATCTTGCGATGGTCGAATATAAAAGACCGCCTCCAATCAATATGCCCATCATGTTTGGTGTCGTTTTACTTTGACCAACCATCTACACGCTCAATGTCCTCTGTGGTTTACCTATTGAAGTTTTTTTGTGTTGACCGGAATGGTCTGCTACATG ATGTTACGCATATTCTCTGTGAGCTTGAGCTTAAAATTCAAAGAGTAAAAGTGATGACGACTCCAGATGGCAGAGTTCTTGACCTCTTCTTCATTACGGATAGCAT GGAGATTCTACACACAAAGACGCGACAAGATGAGACATTGGAACAATTGCATGCTGTCTTGGGTGAATCCTGTATCAGCAGTGAACTTCTGTTGGCAGGTCCCGAGTATGAATGCCATCAGGggatttcttctctttctcctgTAGTAGCCGAGGAGCTATTTAGATGCGAGTTATCAGATAAGGAAACCCGCTCTCAAGCTCTTAGTCCAGATATGGCAATATTGAAGAAGGCTAGTGTGACCATTGACAATTCATTGAGTCCAGTTCATACATTACTTCAAATACACTGCGCTGATCACAAGGGTCTATTATATGACATCATGAGAACTTTGAAAGACTGCAATATCCAG GGCCATCGTGATTTGGACCTTTTTATTCAGCAAAATGATGGgaaaaagattgtggatccTGAGAAACAGAATGCATTGTGTTCTCATTTGAAAGAGGAAATGCTTCATCCATTGCGTGTCATTATTGCAAACCGAGGACCAGACACCGAATTGCTGGTTGCTAATCCAGTTGAGTTATCTGGAGAGGGAAGACCTCGAGTTTTCTATGATGTTACCCTTGCTCTAAAATTACTTGGGATCTGCATTTTCACG GCTGACATAGGAAGGCATTCAACATCAGGTCGTGAATGGGAGGTCTACAGATTTCTTTTGGATGAGAACTGCAAATTTCAGCTATCCAATATGATAGCTAGGAGTCAGATTGTAGACAGAGTTAGAAGAACATTGATGGGTTGGTGa
- the LOC121238865 gene encoding ACT domain-containing protein ACR9-like isoform X3: MGVPSDDVVVIEKGNGKGEPFVITINCPDKTGLGCDICRIILEFGLYITKGDVSTDGRWCYIILWVVPRSSSLILRWSNIKDRLQSICPSCLVSFYFDQPSTRSMSSVVYLLKFFCVDRNGLLHDVTHILCELELKIQRVKVMTTPDGRVLDLFFITDSMEILHTKTRQDETLEQLHAVLGESCISSELLLAGPEYECHQGISSLSPVVAEELFRCELSDKETRSQALSPDMAILKKASVTIDNSLSPVHTLLQIHCADHKGLLYDIMRTLKDCNIQQNDGKKIVDPEKQNALCSHLKEEMLHPLRVIIANRGPDTELLVANPVELSGEGRPRVFYDVTLALKLLGICIFTADIGRHSTSGREWEVYRFLLDENCKFQLSNMIARSQIVDRVRRTLMGW; the protein is encoded by the exons ATGGGAGTACCGAGCGACGACGTCGTTGTGATCGAGAAGGGAAATGGGAAGGGCGAGCCCTTCGTCATCACGATCAATTGCCCCGATAAAACCGGACTCGGATGCGATATTTGCAGAATAATCCTCGAATTCGGTCTCTACATAACTAAAGGAG ATGTTTCCACTGATGGGAGGTGGTGCTACATTATATTATGGGTAGTTCCTCGTTCCAGCTCCCTCATCTTGCGATGGTCGAATATAAAAGACCGCCTCCAATCAATATGCCCATCATGTTTGGTGTCGTTTTACTTTGACCAACCATCTACACGCTCAATGTCCTCTGTGGTTTACCTATTGAAGTTTTTTTGTGTTGACCGGAATGGTCTGCTACATG ATGTTACGCATATTCTCTGTGAGCTTGAGCTTAAAATTCAAAGAGTAAAAGTGATGACGACTCCAGATGGCAGAGTTCTTGACCTCTTCTTCATTACGGATAGCAT GGAGATTCTACACACAAAGACGCGACAAGATGAGACATTGGAACAATTGCATGCTGTCTTGGGTGAATCCTGTATCAGCAGTGAACTTCTGTTGGCAGGTCCCGAGTATGAATGCCATCAGGggatttcttctctttctcctgTAGTAGCCGAGGAGCTATTTAGATGCGAGTTATCAGATAAGGAAACCCGCTCTCAAGCTCTTAGTCCAGATATGGCAATATTGAAGAAGGCTAGTGTGACCATTGACAATTCATTGAGTCCAGTTCATACATTACTTCAAATACACTGCGCTGATCACAAGGGTCTATTATATGACATCATGAGAACTTTGAAAGACTGCAATATCCAG CAAAATGATGGgaaaaagattgtggatccTGAGAAACAGAATGCATTGTGTTCTCATTTGAAAGAGGAAATGCTTCATCCATTGCGTGTCATTATTGCAAACCGAGGACCAGACACCGAATTGCTGGTTGCTAATCCAGTTGAGTTATCTGGAGAGGGAAGACCTCGAGTTTTCTATGATGTTACCCTTGCTCTAAAATTACTTGGGATCTGCATTTTCACG GCTGACATAGGAAGGCATTCAACATCAGGTCGTGAATGGGAGGTCTACAGATTTCTTTTGGATGAGAACTGCAAATTTCAGCTATCCAATATGATAGCTAGGAGTCAGATTGTAGACAGAGTTAGAAGAACATTGATGGGTTGGTGa